CGGCGCGCCGCGCGCCCAGTTGCGCGGCATCGAACTGCCGCACCGCGTGCTCGGCCTCCACACGCAAAGCCTCCCCAGCCGCCGTCAGTTGCACCTCACGCTGGCTGCGCTGGAACAGCAGCACCCCCAGCTCCGCCTCCATGTCCTGGATCTGCCGCGTCAGCGTCGGCGGGGCGATGCCCAATTGCTCGGCGGCACGGGTGAAATGGCCGTGCTGGGCCACGGCGAGGAAGTAGCGAAAGTGACGGATCTCCATGGGGCCTCGTTAGCCAGCGGCTAATGACGCCGAACGCGCAGGCTAACAAGCCCCGCGCCCGGCAGCGGTAAGGTGAGAACAACACTACAAGGCTGGCACCGTGACCGCAAAGCCGCCCCTACACAAAACCCGTAGGCGCCGGCTTGCCGGCGAAAGGCTTCACACCGCCCACGCAGACCAGCCATCCAGCGGAGCCTTGCCATGTCCACCCCCAGCGCCTCGGCGCGTTTCACCCTGTTCACCGCTTCGGCCGTGTGCGCCCTGATCATCCTCGACACCAACATCGTCGCCGTCAGCCTGCCAAGCATCGCCCGCGACCTGTCCGGCTCGTTCGCCGACATCGAATGGGTGGTCAGTTCCTACCTGCTCGCCTTCGCCGCCTGCCTGCTGCCCGCCGGCAGCCTCGCCGACCGCTTCGGCCGCCGCCGCATGCTGCTGCTCGGCCTCGCCCTGTTCGGCGCCGCCTCGCTGGCCTGCGGCGCCGCGCCGGACCTGCTATTCCTCAACCTCGCCCGCGCGGCAAAAGGCGTCGGTGCGGCGTTGCTGCTCACTGCCGCGTTGGCCGCCATCGGGCATCGCTTCCATGAGCCCGAGGAGCGCTTGCGGGCCTGGGCCTTCTGGGGCGCCTGCATGGGCGCGACCATTACCTTTGCGCCGCTGCTCGGCGGCCTGATCGCCAGTACGCTTGGGTGGCGCTGGATCTTCTACATCAACCTGCCGCTGGTGGCGGTGCTGACGCTGATGGTGCTGCGTAGCGTGGAAGAGTCCCGCGACACCGCTGCTGCCCGGCTCGATCCCCTCGGCAGCCTTACCTTTGCCGGCAGCCTGGGTTACCTGATCTGGGCGTTGATCGATGCCAGCCGCGTTGGCTGGGACAGTGCGCCTACCTTGGGGCGATTAGTGATCGCAGCGTTCCTGTTCGGGGTGTTCGTGATGGTCGAGCGCAGCCAGGCGCGGCCGATGATCGACCTGGCGCTGATGCGCAGCGGGCGGTTCATTGGGGCCTTGCTGGGGATGTTTGCCTATGCCGCTTGTGCCCAGGTGATGATGA
This genomic stretch from Pseudomonas entomophila harbors:
- a CDS encoding MFS transporter, which encodes MSTPSASARFTLFTASAVCALIILDTNIVAVSLPSIARDLSGSFADIEWVVSSYLLAFAACLLPAGSLADRFGRRRMLLLGLALFGAASLACGAAPDLLFLNLARAAKGVGAALLLTAALAAIGHRFHEPEERLRAWAFWGACMGATITFAPLLGGLIASTLGWRWIFYINLPLVAVLTLMVLRSVEESRDTAAARLDPLGSLTFAGSLGYLIWALIDASRVGWDSAPTLGRLVIAAFLFGVFVMVERSQARPMIDLALMRSGRFIGALLGMFAYAACAQVMMTLLPLYLQNGLQLSALAAGAGMLPFALAMLLTPRVGMRLATRLSAAQVFALGLVLVGMGNLACAWAVGHGGYGAFALASLVLGAGAGLLNGDTQKNIMACVPRERTGMASGLSTTTRFTAIVLAIGVLGGILAGRSAQLLREAMVGVAPEALGMVGEMATRVAAGDLQAALGVLEPGLRGVVAPLAQQAFVGGFEAVLQVAGGMALVFAVVVGGLLGRPLPQAQGQIVRV